From the genome of Bradyrhizobium elkanii USDA 76, one region includes:
- a CDS encoding cbb3-type cytochrome c oxidase subunit 3, translating to MKAIIHVENFASSLVGTLWTPIFVGIFIAIVAYALWPRNKSLFDAAARMPLRED from the coding sequence ATGAAAGCGATCATTCACGTCGAGAATTTCGCATCAAGCCTGGTCGGCACGCTCTGGACGCCGATCTTCGTTGGAATCTTCATCGCCATCGTCGCCTACGCACTGTGGCCCCGCAACAAATCTCTCTTCGACGCCGCAGCCCGGATGCCGCTGCGGGAGGACTGA
- the ccoP gene encoding cytochrome-c oxidase, cbb3-type subunit III codes for MSEHNEIDRVSGRSTTGHDWDGIKELNTPLPRWWVLTFYATIVWAIGYWVVYPAWPLVSGYTTGLFQYSTRASVATDLADLEKLRGEKMAVLGNASLADIEKDPALLALARARGKTVFADNCAPCHGSGGAGAKGYPNLNDDDWLWGGSLDQIMQTIQFGARSGHAKTHEGQMLAFGRDGVLKKDEIVTVANYVRSLSGLSTAPKFDAAAGKKLFTENCTSCHGDNGKGNPELGAPNLTDQIWLYGSDEGALVETITNGRAGVMPAWVGRLDPVTVKALAVYVHSLGGGK; via the coding sequence ATGAGCGAGCATAATGAGATCGACCGCGTTTCCGGCCGCAGCACGACCGGTCATGACTGGGACGGCATCAAGGAACTGAACACGCCGCTGCCGCGGTGGTGGGTCCTGACTTTCTATGCAACGATCGTCTGGGCGATCGGTTACTGGGTCGTCTATCCGGCCTGGCCGCTGGTCTCGGGCTACACCACCGGTCTGTTCCAGTATTCCACCCGCGCCAGTGTCGCGACCGACCTGGCCGATCTCGAGAAGCTGCGTGGCGAGAAGATGGCGGTGCTCGGCAATGCGTCGCTGGCCGACATCGAGAAGGATCCTGCTCTGCTGGCGCTGGCGCGCGCCCGCGGCAAGACCGTGTTCGCCGACAATTGCGCGCCCTGCCACGGCAGCGGCGGCGCGGGTGCAAAGGGCTATCCGAACCTGAACGACGACGACTGGCTGTGGGGCGGCTCGCTTGACCAGATCATGCAGACGATCCAGTTCGGCGCGCGCTCCGGACACGCAAAGACCCATGAAGGCCAGATGCTCGCATTCGGCCGCGACGGCGTCCTCAAGAAGGACGAGATCGTGACCGTCGCCAACTATGTGCGCTCGCTTTCCGGCCTTTCCACCGCGCCGAAGTTCGATGCCGCCGCCGGCAAGAAGCTATTCACCGAAAACTGCACCAGCTGCCACGGCGACAACGGCAAGGGCAACCCGGAGCTCGGCGCGCCGAACCTGACCGACCAGATCTGGCTCTATGGCTCCGACGAGGGGGCGCTGGTCGAGACGATCACCAACGGCCGCGCCGGCGTGATGCCGGCCTGGGTCGGCCGTCTGGATCCGGTCACCGTCAAGGCGCTGGCGGTCTATGTGCACTCATTAGGCGGCGGCAAATAG
- the ccoG gene encoding cytochrome c oxidase accessory protein CcoG codes for MNKPVPPAELMTDEDGPLYAPRKKVYPQSVSGRFRSIKWRLMAVCLGVYYLLPFVRWHRGLGAPDQAVLIDFPNRRFYFFFIELWPQEIYYFTGLLVLAAFALFLMNALGGRIWCGYLCPQTVWTDLFYAVERLVEGDRRAQMKADAGPMTVNRAGRRALKHAIWLMIAWWTGGAWVLYFADAPTLVRDLATFQAPAIAYVWIAMLTASTYLLAGYVREQVCVYMCPWPRIQAALTDEWALNVTYKYDRGEPRCSVKKAFDIRSLGEKAGDCIDCNQCVAVCPTGIDIRDGAQLGCIQCGLCIDACDAVMTKVSRKAGLIGYDNDINVQRRVAGKQEIFKPVRARTVVYASLITVVCAVMLYALMSRTLLDVNVLHDRNPIAVRLSDGAIRNGYTLRFLNKRGFDRVIAIDVDGPAEAKLHVIGSDSVTPDRPMIVLARDTTTELRVLVTTPFDEKAEKSVPVTFRVTDIGLGEVASATDHFVLP; via the coding sequence ATGAACAAGCCCGTGCCGCCTGCTGAACTCATGACCGACGAAGACGGGCCGCTCTACGCGCCTCGCAAGAAGGTGTACCCGCAGAGCGTATCCGGCCGGTTCCGCTCGATCAAGTGGCGGCTGATGGCCGTCTGCCTCGGCGTCTACTATCTGCTGCCCTTCGTACGCTGGCATCGGGGTCTCGGCGCGCCCGACCAGGCGGTCCTGATCGACTTCCCAAACCGACGCTTCTATTTCTTCTTCATCGAGCTGTGGCCGCAGGAAATCTACTACTTCACTGGCCTTCTGGTGCTCGCGGCGTTCGCCCTGTTCCTGATGAATGCGCTCGGTGGCCGGATCTGGTGCGGCTATCTCTGCCCGCAGACGGTCTGGACGGATCTTTTCTATGCGGTCGAGCGGCTGGTAGAAGGTGACCGCCGCGCCCAGATGAAGGCCGATGCGGGCCCGATGACCGTAAACCGCGCCGGTCGCCGTGCGTTGAAGCACGCGATCTGGCTGATGATCGCTTGGTGGACCGGTGGCGCCTGGGTGCTCTATTTCGCCGATGCGCCGACCCTGGTGCGTGACCTTGCGACCTTTCAGGCGCCGGCGATCGCTTATGTCTGGATCGCGATGCTGACCGCATCGACCTATCTGCTGGCCGGCTATGTGCGCGAGCAGGTCTGCGTCTATATGTGCCCTTGGCCGCGGATCCAGGCCGCGCTGACCGACGAATGGGCGCTCAACGTCACTTACAAATACGATCGTGGTGAGCCGCGTTGCTCCGTGAAGAAGGCGTTCGACATTCGCTCGCTCGGCGAGAAGGCCGGCGATTGCATCGATTGCAACCAGTGCGTTGCCGTATGCCCGACCGGGATCGACATTCGCGATGGTGCGCAGCTTGGCTGCATCCAGTGCGGCCTGTGCATCGATGCCTGTGACGCCGTCATGACCAAGGTCAGCCGCAAGGCCGGTTTGATCGGATACGATAACGATATCAACGTTCAGCGGCGCGTCGCCGGCAAGCAGGAGATTTTCAAGCCCGTTCGCGCCCGTACCGTCGTCTACGCCAGCCTGATCACCGTAGTCTGCGCCGTGATGCTTTACGCGTTGATGTCGCGAACCCTGCTCGACGTCAACGTGCTGCACGACCGCAATCCGATCGCGGTGCGTCTCAGCGACGGCGCGATCCGCAATGGATACACACTGCGCTTCCTCAACAAGCGCGGTTTTGATCGTGTGATCGCGATCGATGTCGATGGACCCGCCGAAGCGAAGCTACACGTCATCGGTTCGGACTCCGTGACGCCAGATCGGCCGATGATCGTTCTTGCGCGTGACACCACCACCGAACTGCGCGTGCTGGTGACGACGCCGTTCGATGAAAAAGCGGAAAAGTCGGTGCCGGTCACATTCCGCGTCACTGATATCGGTCTCGGAGAGGTCGCCTCCGCGACCGACCACTTCGTCCTTCCCTAA
- a CDS encoding FixH family protein codes for MAVSSQAARPITGRFVLVTTVAFFAVVISVNMVMMRLAITTLPGTEVDSAYSASLAYQREIDAARQQNERDWRVRAHIDRRPDGSAAIALEARDHAGAPLTGLSFLARLERPIDHRADRAIEITEAEGGSYSGRAEGVAAGQWDLVIEGDADGGRMFLSKNRILLN; via the coding sequence ATGGCAGTCTCAAGTCAAGCCGCGCGACCTATCACCGGACGTTTCGTCCTGGTCACGACGGTCGCGTTCTTTGCCGTCGTCATCAGCGTGAACATGGTCATGATGCGCCTTGCCATTACGACTCTTCCGGGCACCGAGGTCGACAGCGCATACAGCGCCAGCCTCGCCTATCAGCGCGAGATCGACGCGGCCAGACAGCAGAACGAGCGCGACTGGCGGGTCCGGGCGCATATCGACCGGCGGCCTGACGGCAGCGCTGCAATCGCGCTGGAGGCGCGTGACCACGCCGGAGCGCCGCTGACGGGACTGAGTTTCCTCGCTCGGCTCGAGCGGCCGATCGATCATCGCGCAGACCGGGCGATCGAGATCACCGAGGCCGAGGGTGGGAGCTATAGCGGCCGCGCCGAGGGCGTCGCCGCGGGGCAGTGGGACCTCGTCATAGAGGGCGACGCTGACGGCGGCCGCATGTTCCTGTCGAAGAATCGAATCCTGCTGAACTGA
- a CDS encoding heavy metal translocating P-type ATPase, with product MQADIDFSHYLKTTGVGLIHLDLAVEGINCAGCMAKIERNLSTIPDVTSARVNLTNSRLALEWKAGALDPALFVSRLAELGYKAYPFERNDAETQEARRAQALLRRLGVAAFAAMNVMMLSVPVWSGNVSDMLPEQRDFFHWLSALIVLPAAAYSAQPFFSSALSALRARGVNMDVPISIGIVLALATSVIETVNHAEHAYFDAAIMLIAFLLAGRYLDQNMRRRTRAFAGNLAALKAETATKFVGPTEIKTVPAAAIRAGDIVLLRPGERCAVDGNVIEGRSEVDQSLITGETLPAIATPGTAVFAGTLVRSGTLRIRASAASGGTLLDEISRLLDHALQARSRYLRLAERASRLYAPVVHATALLTMLGWLAYGASFHDSIVTAIAVLIITCPCALGLAIPAVQTVASGALFSSGVLLNAGDAIERIAEIDRVIFDKTGTLTLPELDVANLGDVPDDVVKLAGRLALSSRHPVAAAVARKAGAASSLPDIQEEPGQGVHGFRDGRPIRLGRPSFCGADDLANEILRRDPEASVVAFSHGESRYAFAVRQRLRPDAAEVIAALTRMGIAVEIVSGDREPAVRHAARMLGVHEWRAEVSPVDKIERIEELARQGCKVLMVGDGLNDAPALAAAHASMSPVTATHMSQAVADAVFLGERLTPVVVAVKVSRKALRLMRQNLWLAVVYNVLAVPIAIAGLVTPLIAAAAMSGSSVIVMLNALRARARETV from the coding sequence ATGCAGGCGGATATCGACTTCTCTCACTATCTGAAGACCACGGGCGTCGGGCTCATCCATCTCGATCTCGCAGTCGAAGGCATCAATTGTGCGGGCTGCATGGCCAAGATCGAGCGCAATTTGTCAACCATACCGGACGTCACCTCGGCCCGCGTGAACCTGACGAACAGTCGCCTTGCACTGGAATGGAAGGCGGGTGCTCTTGACCCGGCGCTGTTCGTAAGCCGTCTCGCGGAGCTCGGCTACAAGGCCTATCCCTTCGAGCGGAATGATGCCGAAACCCAGGAAGCCCGGCGTGCGCAAGCCCTGTTGCGCCGATTGGGTGTCGCCGCCTTTGCGGCGATGAACGTCATGATGCTGTCGGTCCCGGTATGGTCCGGCAACGTCTCCGACATGCTGCCGGAGCAGCGCGACTTCTTCCACTGGCTGTCGGCGCTGATCGTGCTGCCGGCGGCCGCTTACTCGGCGCAGCCCTTCTTCTCGTCGGCGTTGTCAGCGCTGCGGGCGCGCGGCGTCAACATGGACGTGCCGATCAGCATCGGCATCGTGCTCGCGCTGGCGACCTCGGTGATCGAGACCGTAAACCACGCCGAACATGCCTATTTCGATGCCGCGATCATGCTGATCGCGTTTCTGCTTGCCGGTCGTTATCTCGACCAGAACATGCGGCGGCGCACTCGCGCCTTTGCCGGCAACCTGGCTGCCCTCAAGGCGGAGACGGCGACGAAGTTCGTCGGTCCGACCGAGATCAAAACAGTCCCGGCAGCCGCGATCCGCGCCGGCGACATCGTTCTGCTGCGGCCCGGAGAGCGCTGCGCGGTCGATGGCAATGTGATCGAGGGCCGCTCGGAGGTCGATCAGAGCCTGATCACGGGCGAAACCTTACCGGCGATAGCCACGCCCGGCACTGCGGTGTTCGCCGGCACTCTGGTCCGTTCAGGCACATTGCGCATCCGCGCGTCCGCGGCTTCGGGCGGCACGTTGCTCGACGAAATATCCCGGCTGCTCGATCACGCGCTGCAGGCGCGCTCGCGCTATCTGCGTCTGGCGGAGCGGGCCTCGAGGCTCTATGCCCCGGTCGTGCACGCGACCGCGTTGCTCACGATGCTCGGCTGGCTGGCCTATGGCGCGAGTTTTCATGACTCGATCGTGACGGCGATTGCGGTCCTGATCATCACCTGTCCCTGCGCGCTGGGGCTTGCCATTCCGGCCGTGCAGACCGTTGCATCCGGGGCGCTGTTCAGCTCGGGCGTGCTGCTCAACGCCGGCGATGCGATCGAACGGATCGCCGAGATCGACCGGGTGATCTTCGACAAGACCGGCACGCTGACGCTGCCTGAGCTCGATGTCGCCAATCTCGGGGACGTCCCGGACGATGTCGTGAAGCTTGCGGGCCGGCTGGCCCTCTCAAGCCGTCATCCGGTCGCCGCGGCGGTCGCGCGCAAGGCGGGCGCGGCTTCGTCGCTTCCGGACATTCAGGAAGAGCCTGGCCAGGGCGTACACGGCTTTCGTGATGGGCGTCCGATCCGGCTGGGCCGCCCGTCATTTTGCGGTGCCGACGACCTCGCCAACGAGATTCTGCGCCGCGATCCGGAGGCGTCCGTCGTCGCATTCAGTCACGGCGAGAGCAGGTATGCGTTCGCGGTTCGCCAGCGGCTGCGGCCGGACGCGGCGGAGGTGATCGCAGCATTGACCCGCATGGGCATCGCCGTCGAGATCGTGTCCGGGGATCGCGAGCCAGCGGTCCGGCATGCGGCAAGGATGCTGGGCGTGCATGAATGGCGTGCGGAGGTCTCTCCGGTCGACAAGATCGAGCGGATCGAGGAGCTGGCGCGCCAGGGCTGCAAGGTACTGATGGTCGGCGACGGCTTGAATGACGCGCCGGCTTTGGCCGCGGCGCACGCCTCGATGTCGCCCGTTACCGCCACCCACATGAGCCAGGCAGTCGCCGATGCTGTCTTCCTGGGTGAGCGGCTCACGCCGGTCGTGGTCGCGGTTAAGGTGTCCCGCAAGGCGTTGCGGCTGATGCGGCAGAATCTCTGGCTTGCCGTCGTCTACAATGTGTTGGCGGTGCCGATCGCGATCGCCGGCCTGGTCACGCCGCTGATCGCGGCGGCGGCGATGTCGGGTTCGTCGGTGATCGTGATGCTCAATGCGCTGAGGGCGCGTGCGAGGGAGACGGTCTGA
- the ccoS gene encoding cbb3-type cytochrome oxidase assembly protein CcoS, translated as MEVLVILVPLALALGFAGLLGFLWSLKSGQYEDLDGAAWRAIADDEPASDQGRSK; from the coding sequence ATGGAGGTTCTAGTCATATTGGTGCCGCTGGCTCTCGCACTTGGCTTTGCCGGCCTGCTCGGCTTTCTCTGGTCACTCAAGAGCGGACAATATGAGGACCTCGATGGCGCGGCCTGGCGCGCCATCGCCGACGACGAGCCGGCCAGCGATCAGGGCCGATCCAAGTAG
- a CDS encoding NnrS family protein yields MATMQRLTGYRGPALFSYGFRPFFLFGAIYAGAIVPLWMAVFVGDVSLPTAFAPRDWHVHEMLFGYVGAVIAGFLLTAVPNWTGRLPIQGGPLVALFAIWLAGRLTATFSGIIGWQIALAIDAAFLLSLAAVAAREIIAGRKWGNLKLVGIVSLLATTNIAFHVEAHFSGVADYSARAGIALVVTLVCVIGGRIVPSFTRNWLSRQRPGRLPVPFGRFDAATIVAGACAMGAWAVVPSGRAVAGALGFAGGLHIIRLARWAGHRTISDRLVLILHVAYAFVPVGFFLAALSSLDLVAPSAGIHAWTGGAIGSMTIAVMTRASLGHTGQELSASTATQAVYASIIIAALARICAAVDPTYSIPLLVIAGVAWTGAFLGFALAYAPALCRARRF; encoded by the coding sequence ATGGCGACGATGCAGAGGTTAACGGGTTATCGGGGCCCAGCACTGTTCTCCTACGGCTTTCGGCCGTTCTTTCTGTTCGGCGCCATCTACGCCGGCGCAATCGTTCCATTGTGGATGGCGGTGTTCGTTGGGGATGTCAGCCTTCCAACCGCGTTCGCGCCACGGGACTGGCACGTGCATGAGATGCTGTTCGGTTACGTGGGTGCGGTGATAGCAGGCTTCCTGCTCACCGCCGTTCCGAACTGGACAGGACGCCTCCCAATTCAGGGCGGCCCGCTCGTCGCTCTGTTCGCCATCTGGCTTGCCGGAAGACTGACAGCGACATTCTCAGGCATCATCGGCTGGCAAATCGCGCTTGCGATCGACGCAGCGTTCTTGCTCTCGCTCGCAGCCGTTGCCGCGCGCGAGATCATCGCTGGTCGAAAGTGGGGCAATCTGAAACTGGTGGGCATCGTGTCGCTGCTTGCGACGACCAACATCGCTTTCCATGTGGAGGCACATTTCAGCGGTGTCGCGGACTATTCAGCGCGGGCGGGTATTGCGCTCGTCGTTACGCTGGTCTGTGTGATCGGGGGGCGGATCGTTCCGAGCTTCACGCGCAACTGGCTCTCGCGTCAGAGGCCGGGTCGGCTGCCTGTTCCCTTCGGTCGGTTCGACGCGGCGACGATAGTTGCCGGTGCGTGCGCCATGGGTGCATGGGCGGTGGTTCCCTCCGGTCGCGCGGTCGCGGGTGCCTTGGGATTTGCTGGGGGGCTCCACATCATCCGCCTTGCTCGCTGGGCGGGCCATCGAACGATATCGGACCGGCTCGTCCTGATCCTCCACGTTGCCTACGCGTTCGTGCCTGTCGGGTTTTTCCTGGCGGCGCTATCTTCGCTAGACCTCGTCGCCCCCAGCGCCGGCATCCATGCCTGGACCGGTGGTGCGATCGGTTCGATGACGATCGCAGTGATGACGCGAGCGTCGCTCGGCCATACGGGGCAGGAGCTCTCGGCATCCACTGCCACTCAGGCCGTCTACGCCTCGATCATCATCGCAGCGCTTGCGAGGATATGCGCGGCCGTCGATCCGACCTATTCGATTCCGTTATTGGTGATCGCGGGTGTCGCATGGACGGGTGCATTTCTGGGATTCGCGCTGGCCTATGCTCCGGCCCTGTGTCGTGCACGCAGGTTCTGA
- a CDS encoding cytochrome b, whose translation MKNAVGRDYGPVAKTLHWLSVLFVALAWALGTFGEELSEGSTRATGLIAHVWTGLIVLLLVAVRIPWRVANPPPKSSPTEFGKWLIEWTDPAARTMHYVLYVLLAAVPLVGIAFLFARGHSLSLFGFLEIPSPWSADRALARKLKEVHEVLGNLLVILALFHMMAALLHHWVFGDNTLKRMLLHFRSRNAH comes from the coding sequence ATGAAGAATGCGGTTGGAAGGGACTACGGTCCAGTTGCAAAGACACTGCACTGGCTGAGCGTTCTCTTCGTCGCACTCGCATGGGCCTTGGGAACGTTCGGAGAGGAATTGTCCGAGGGATCAACGCGGGCGACCGGACTGATCGCGCATGTTTGGACCGGTCTTATCGTACTGTTGCTGGTCGCGGTGCGGATACCGTGGCGCGTTGCAAATCCGCCACCGAAGTCCAGTCCTACCGAATTCGGCAAATGGCTGATCGAATGGACGGATCCGGCAGCGCGGACTATGCACTACGTCCTTTACGTCTTGTTGGCGGCTGTACCGCTTGTTGGGATCGCATTTCTCTTCGCGCGAGGACATTCGCTCTCGCTGTTTGGATTTCTGGAGATCCCGTCACCGTGGAGTGCCGACCGAGCGCTCGCACGGAAACTAAAGGAAGTTCACGAAGTTCTCGGCAACCTGCTCGTTATCCTGGCGCTGTTTCACATGATGGCGGCACTGCTGCATCATTGGGTTTTTGGAGACAATACGTTGAAGCGGATGCTTCTGCACTTTCGCAGTCGGAACGCGCATTGA
- a CDS encoding Ig-like domain-containing protein: protein MAQAANTEIDVSAANLSQVSYVFGPGGSPSDTLWVKANDGSMWSSWKSFTATATNQAPTVSVSNVTTVSGQVFAASSLVSATDADGDTITKYALWDSNTNGRWNVNGVNQSANTEIDVTPAQLALTTYQAGSGTDQLSIRAYDGSAWGAWQPFNVTGESPSSATIAAGATLELTGASNAAVTFLGSTGTLKLDNSASFTGTVAGMTGSDTIDFANINFATVQTPTFSGDSTHGTLTVTDGTVTATIALLGNYMASTFTASSDGHGGTSVVDPPAMQVSQLAQPQHA from the coding sequence GTGGCCCAGGCCGCCAACACTGAGATCGATGTGAGCGCGGCGAACCTGTCACAGGTGAGCTACGTGTTCGGCCCCGGTGGCTCGCCATCGGATACGCTCTGGGTTAAGGCCAATGACGGCAGCATGTGGAGTTCCTGGAAGAGCTTCACGGCCACTGCAACCAACCAGGCGCCAACGGTCTCGGTCTCGAACGTAACGACGGTCTCGGGGCAGGTCTTCGCGGCTTCGAGCCTGGTCAGCGCGACGGACGCGGACGGCGATACCATAACGAAATATGCGTTGTGGGATTCCAACACGAACGGGCGCTGGAACGTCAACGGAGTGAACCAGTCTGCTAATACGGAGATCGACGTCACTCCGGCACAACTTGCCCTGACGACCTATCAGGCCGGCTCCGGCACCGACCAGCTCTCGATCCGGGCCTATGATGGCAGTGCGTGGGGTGCCTGGCAGCCTTTCAACGTAACGGGAGAGAGCCCGAGCAGCGCCACCATCGCAGCGGGCGCCACCCTGGAATTGACGGGGGCTTCGAACGCCGCCGTGACGTTCCTGGGCAGCACCGGGACGCTGAAGCTCGACAATTCCGCGAGCTTCACCGGAACTGTCGCCGGGATGACCGGTTCGGACACGATCGATTTCGCGAATATCAATTTCGCGACCGTTCAGACGCCGACCTTCAGCGGTGACAGCACGCACGGAACGCTCACGGTGACGGACGGCACGGTCACCGCCACCATTGCGCTGCTGGGCAACTACATGGCTTCCACATTCACGGCCTCGAGCGACGGCCATGGCGGTACCTCGGTTGTCGATCCGCCGGCAATGCAGGTCAGTCAGCTTGCGCAGCCGCAGCATGCGTAA
- a CDS encoding ATP-binding protein: protein MTVAIEMGQTTAGASAAIDLEELLATRLLVQGNSGSGKSHLLRRLLEQSAPWVQQTIIDPEGDFVTLAERFGHLVIDAEDHTERSLQVAGERVRIHRVSTVLNLEGLDAENQMRRAAAFLGGLFDVARDHWYPMLVVVDEAQLFAPAVAGEVSDEARKLSLGAMTNLMCRGRKRGLAGIIATQRLAKLAKNVAAEASNFLMGRTFLDIDMARAADLLGMERRQAEAFRDLERGQFMALGPALSRRPLGLRIGPTDTQPRNAAPRLMPLPEAALEDARAIILAAPPPETVRPQRRAPSPDLLSQLMAAKQPALEPDPEAAEPPPSAEQLAERRERLDRILRAILAEPDAGFRAIGVLYQEFVVRCRIEGLGAVVPELTDFRRMLTRARAGLGTEMAEDDAWQDVSLRAALLPEDMQGVFMMIARAAKEGWPCPSDAAIARAYGTHSLRRARHLLTYIEEQGLIVCQLDGAGRRIVTLVELAWATAAADPNVDDLATEVTCSSSSP from the coding sequence ATGACCGTAGCGATCGAGATGGGACAAACGACGGCCGGCGCTTCGGCGGCCATCGACCTCGAGGAGCTATTGGCGACACGCCTCCTGGTGCAGGGCAATTCGGGTTCCGGCAAATCCCATCTGCTGCGCCGACTATTGGAACAGAGCGCCCCCTGGGTGCAGCAGACCATTATCGATCCCGAAGGTGATTTCGTCACCCTGGCCGAGCGATTCGGCCACCTCGTTATCGACGCCGAGGACCACACCGAGCGCAGCCTGCAGGTCGCCGGCGAGCGCGTGCGCATCCATCGCGTCTCCACGGTGCTCAATCTCGAGGGGCTCGACGCGGAGAACCAGATGCGGCGCGCCGCGGCCTTCCTCGGCGGGCTGTTCGACGTCGCCCGCGATCACTGGTATCCGATGCTGGTGGTGGTGGACGAGGCGCAGCTGTTCGCGCCGGCGGTCGCGGGCGAGGTGTCCGACGAGGCGCGCAAGCTCTCGCTCGGCGCGATGACCAATTTGATGTGCCGCGGCCGCAAGCGCGGGCTTGCCGGGATCATCGCAACCCAGCGGCTGGCGAAGCTCGCCAAGAATGTCGCGGCCGAAGCGTCGAACTTCCTGATGGGCCGCACCTTTCTCGATATCGACATGGCGCGCGCCGCCGACCTGCTCGGCATGGAACGCCGGCAGGCGGAAGCCTTCCGCGACCTCGAGCGCGGGCAATTCATGGCGCTGGGACCTGCGCTGTCCCGCCGTCCGCTGGGCTTGCGCATCGGTCCGACCGACACCCAGCCGCGCAACGCGGCGCCGCGGCTGATGCCGCTGCCTGAAGCGGCACTGGAGGACGCACGCGCGATCATCCTGGCCGCTCCGCCGCCGGAAACGGTGCGGCCGCAGCGCCGGGCGCCGTCGCCGGACCTGCTCAGCCAGTTGATGGCCGCCAAACAGCCGGCACTGGAGCCAGATCCCGAAGCTGCGGAGCCACCGCCGAGCGCCGAGCAATTGGCCGAGCGGCGTGAGCGGCTGGACCGTATCCTGCGCGCCATCCTCGCCGAGCCCGACGCCGGCTTCCGCGCCATCGGCGTGCTCTATCAGGAGTTCGTGGTCCGCTGCCGGATCGAGGGTCTCGGTGCCGTTGTGCCGGAGCTGACCGATTTCCGCCGGATGCTGACGCGCGCCCGCGCCGGGCTCGGCACCGAGATGGCGGAGGACGACGCCTGGCAAGATGTCTCGCTGCGTGCGGCCCTGCTGCCCGAGGACATGCAGGGCGTCTTCATGATGATTGCCCGCGCCGCGAAGGAGGGCTGGCCTTGCCCGAGCGATGCCGCGATCGCTCGCGCCTACGGCACGCATTCGCTGCGCCGCGCCCGGCATCTTCTCACCTACATCGAGGAACAGGGCCTGATCGTCTGCCAGCTCGACGGTGCCGGCCGGCGGATCGTGACCCTGGTCGAGCTCGCCTGGGCCACGGCCGCGGCCGACCCGAATGTAGACGACCTGGCGACAGAGGTGACTTGCAGCAGCTCGTCGCCGTGA